Below is a genomic region from Paenibacillus rhizovicinus.
ATCTACGAAGCGCTTGACCAAATGTTCGTGCAGGCGGCGCGCATGCGTTACCGTTCCGGCGGACGTTACAATTCGCCAATCGTATTCCGTACGCCTTTCGGCGGCGGCGTCAAAGCAGCCGAGCTGCACACGGACTCGCTGGAAGGTCTTGCGATCCAAACGCCGGGCATTAAAGTCATCGTGCCTTCGAACCCTTACGATGCGAAAGGTCTTCTTGTAGCGGCTATCCGCGACAATGATCCCGTGTTCTTCATGGAACACTTGAACCTATACCATGCTTTCCGCGCAGAAGTGCCTGAAGAAGCATACACGGTCGAAATCGGCAAAGCGAACATCGTTCGCGAAGGTGCCGACGTTACGATCATCGCTTACGGCCTGATGGTGCATACGGCGGTGAAAGCGGCTGAAGAGCTCGAGAAGAGCGGCGTGAAAGCCGAAGTTATCGACCTGCGCACGCTGCTTCCGCTCGATATCGAAACGATCGTCGCATCGATTCAGAAGACGAACCGTGCCATCGTAGTACAGGAAGCTCAGAAAACATCCGGTGCCGCTGCCGAAATCATCGCGCAAATCAACGAGAATGCCATCCTTCACCTGGAAGCGCCGGTATTGCGCGTTGCCGGTCCGGATACGGTATATCCGTTTGCGCAAGTCGAAGACAGCTGGCTGCCGAACGTGGACCGCATCGTGAAAGCCGCTAATCAAGTGCTGAACTTTTAGTTCACGACATCTATAGACGACAATTGGGCAGGTTGTGAGACCTGGAAGGAGGTCACGGGACGTGGCAAAGTTTGAATATCGTTTCCCGGAGCTAGGCGAAGGCTTGCATGAAGGCGAAATCGTTAAAATGCATATCAAGCCAGGCGATACGGTTACGGATGAAGATATCATCATGGAAGTGCAGAACGACAAGGCGATCGTGGAAGTTCCTTGTCCGGTGAACGGCAAAGTGCTTGAAGTGCTCGTTAAGGACGGACAAGTTTGCCACGTAGGCGAAATTGTTGCCGTTATCGACGCTGAAGGCGAAGTGCCTGAGCAAGCAGCTCCGGCAGGCGGAGGCCACAGTGCTCCGGCACCGGCTGCGGAAGCGCCGAAAGCGGTAGAAGCGCCGAAAGTCGAAGCTCCTACGGCGGCAGCGCCGGCAGCAGCAGCTCCAGCGGCTTCCAAGCCTGCTAGCGGTCTTGTCCTAGCTACGCCTAGCGTGCGCAAATTCGCGCGTGAACAAGGCGTTGACATCGCATCCGTTGCAGGCTCCGGCAAGAACGGACGCATTACTCGCGAAGACGTATCGGCATTCGCGTCCGGCGGCAGCGCAGCAGCGGCTCCTGCGGCAGCGGAATCTGCGGCAGCAGCTCCAAGCGAGTCGAAGTCGGCTCCGGCGGCAGTCGTATCGACGGGCGACCGTACGGAAGAGCGCGTACCGTTCAAAGGCATTCGCAAAGCGATCGCGAACGCGATGGTGAAATCCGTATACACGGCGCCTCACGTAACGATCATGGACGAAGTAGACGTAACGGCATTGGTTCAGCTGCGCACGAAAGCGAAACCGCTGGCCGAGAAGAAGGGCGTCAAATTGACGTACCTGCCGTTCATCGTGAAGGCGCTCGTAGCGGCTTGCCGCCAGTTCCCGATCATGAACGCGATGTTGGACGAAGAGAAGCAAGAAATCGTCTACAAGAAGTATTACAATATCGGGATTGCTACCGATACGGATAACGGGTTGGTTGTTCCGGTCATTCCGGACG
It encodes:
- a CDS encoding alpha-ketoacid dehydrogenase subunit beta codes for the protein MAQMNMKEAIRDAMRVELKNDPNVIVFGEDVGKVGGVFRATEGLQGEFGEERVFDTPLAESAIAGMAVGMGIQGFRPVAEIQFVGFIYEALDQMFVQAARMRYRSGGRYNSPIVFRTPFGGGVKAAELHTDSLEGLAIQTPGIKVIVPSNPYDAKGLLVAAIRDNDPVFFMEHLNLYHAFRAEVPEEAYTVEIGKANIVREGADVTIIAYGLMVHTAVKAAEELEKSGVKAEVIDLRTLLPLDIETIVASIQKTNRAIVVQEAQKTSGAAAEIIAQINENAILHLEAPVLRVAGPDTVYPFAQVEDSWLPNVDRIVKAANQVLNF
- a CDS encoding dihydrolipoamide acetyltransferase family protein; amino-acid sequence: MAKFEYRFPELGEGLHEGEIVKMHIKPGDTVTDEDIIMEVQNDKAIVEVPCPVNGKVLEVLVKDGQVCHVGEIVAVIDAEGEVPEQAAPAGGGHSAPAPAAEAPKAVEAPKVEAPTAAAPAAAAPAASKPASGLVLATPSVRKFAREQGVDIASVAGSGKNGRITREDVSAFASGGSAAAAPAAAESAAAAPSESKSAPAAVVSTGDRTEERVPFKGIRKAIANAMVKSVYTAPHVTIMDEVDVTALVQLRTKAKPLAEKKGVKLTYLPFIVKALVAACRQFPIMNAMLDEEKQEIVYKKYYNIGIATDTDNGLVVPVIPDADRKNVWMVADAIRDLAVKARDGKLSANEMRGSTISITNIGSAGGMFFTPVINFPEVAILGTGRISEKPVIKNGEIVAGSVMALSLSFDHRLIDGATAQNFMNYIKQLLADPQLLVMEV